One Microlunatus soli genomic window carries:
- a CDS encoding glycoside hydrolase family 3 protein gives MDELDRLAHAVLFPSLGRPDVPRWIAGPLAAGLGGFVLFGRESVSVGQLQSLTAELRALAPGIHLAIDEEGGDVSRLQGTGLLSTPGNLALGRIDDLEITRDCARQIGLALRTVGIDWDFAPAVDTAVNPLSPNGIRCFGSDRARVSEHAAAWVDGLQSAGVSACAKHFPGHGLSGTDAHLGTPDLDITRDELIADYLDPFRAVVAAGVDSIMVSHPRVPAVDTLPASISGPVITGLLRQELGYDGVVITDALEMQGVARVADLPTASVLALKAGADALCLGSWSFGDDVRRAAGAIVDAVRGGELAVSRLEEAAGRLRRMGAERAPRDQQPDLTTGPRLARQAAVATGQPRLRGSACLVVRLEPGVSPAAGRGGGDLEGLLQADGRTVERIAISGQTYNGHGMVLAGIGEFREQYGSDGDVIILVRSPHRYEWQRTILDEILSINTDLVVLDMGFVHKDFSAARGWIRTYGASTACAMAATEILTERER, from the coding sequence ATGGATGAACTGGATCGGCTCGCCCACGCCGTGCTGTTCCCGTCGTTGGGGCGCCCCGACGTCCCTCGCTGGATCGCCGGGCCACTGGCCGCCGGCCTCGGCGGTTTCGTGCTCTTCGGTCGGGAAAGTGTCAGTGTCGGCCAGTTGCAGTCGTTGACGGCGGAGTTGCGCGCTCTCGCGCCGGGCATCCACCTGGCGATCGACGAGGAAGGCGGAGACGTCAGCCGGCTGCAGGGAACGGGCCTGTTGTCGACTCCGGGCAACCTGGCACTCGGCCGGATCGACGATCTCGAGATCACCCGGGACTGTGCGCGTCAGATCGGGCTCGCGTTGCGTACGGTCGGTATCGACTGGGACTTCGCGCCGGCCGTCGACACGGCGGTCAATCCGTTGTCCCCGAACGGGATCCGATGCTTCGGCAGTGATCGTGCTCGGGTCTCGGAGCATGCCGCCGCCTGGGTCGACGGGCTGCAGTCTGCCGGTGTCAGTGCCTGCGCCAAGCACTTTCCCGGGCACGGTCTGAGCGGCACCGATGCACACCTGGGGACACCCGATCTGGACATCACCCGGGACGAACTGATCGCCGACTACCTCGATCCGTTCCGCGCCGTCGTCGCGGCCGGGGTCGACTCGATCATGGTCTCCCATCCACGGGTCCCGGCGGTGGACACGCTGCCGGCGTCCATCAGCGGGCCGGTGATCACCGGCCTGCTGCGACAGGAGCTCGGCTACGACGGTGTCGTGATCACCGATGCCCTGGAGATGCAGGGCGTGGCCCGGGTCGCCGACCTACCGACAGCGAGTGTGTTGGCCCTGAAGGCCGGTGCCGACGCGCTGTGCCTGGGATCCTGGTCCTTCGGTGACGACGTCCGGCGTGCGGCGGGAGCGATCGTCGATGCGGTTCGCGGTGGCGAGCTGGCGGTGAGTCGCCTGGAGGAGGCAGCCGGGCGACTGCGGCGGATGGGGGCAGAGCGGGCTCCCCGTGATCAACAGCCCGATCTGACGACCGGACCGCGGCTGGCGCGGCAGGCTGCGGTCGCGACCGGGCAGCCGAGGCTGCGCGGGAGCGCCTGCCTGGTGGTCCGGCTGGAGCCGGGGGTATCGCCGGCGGCGGGACGCGGCGGGGGTGATCTCGAGGGGTTACTGCAGGCCGACGGCAGAACGGTCGAGCGGATCGCGATCAGCGGCCAGACCTACAACGGCCACGGCATGGTGCTGGCCGGGATCGGCGAGTTCCGGGAGCAATACGGATCGGACGGCGACGTGATCATCCTGGTCCGCAGCCCGCACCGCTACGAATGGCAGCGGACGATCCTGGACGAGATCCTGTCGATCAACACCGATCTCGTGGTGCTGGACATGGGCTTTGTGCACAAGGACTTCTCGGCTGCCCGCGGCTGGATCCGGACCTACGGGGCGTCCACCGCGTGTGCGATGGCGGCAACCGAGATCCTGACCGAGCGCGAGCGGTGA
- a CDS encoding ROK family transcriptional regulator → MPPPQSRSLSRSAVLTVLMSGRQLERNQIVERTGLSRATVFRAVDELRNQGSVRDVTLPAPAGRGRPPVGVQLVSDAGQVCGVDLGGTNCRFVVADLLGRAIRVDRQRTPRERAAPALARWILDRIRQLSDGTVPAAIAVGLPGALSGDASQVFGSQNLPQIVGTTFISSLVDEAPAPVVVENDSNLALTGELRYGALAREATVSLVAIGTGLGTAAAIGGSVLRADDGRLGEFGRLNMPGSKLRLRDLVSGAGLIRYAQECGVDLADPRELFAAPERYPGLHRQVVDALVHLVAIVALAYEPRSILLTGGLTQGFDRALINRVASDATEIVGVPIDLAHSSLGDNSGLYGAMAAALNRAYTGLGISSADLGRVEVDRVAVTDSVAVLNRSAADGG, encoded by the coding sequence ATGCCTCCTCCGCAGTCCCGATCGCTCAGCCGCAGTGCGGTGCTCACCGTGCTGATGTCCGGCCGCCAACTGGAGCGCAACCAGATCGTCGAACGGACCGGGCTCAGCAGGGCCACGGTGTTCCGCGCGGTCGACGAGCTGCGGAACCAGGGCTCGGTCCGCGATGTCACGCTGCCAGCGCCGGCCGGTCGTGGTCGGCCACCGGTCGGTGTTCAGCTGGTCAGCGATGCCGGACAGGTCTGCGGTGTTGATCTTGGTGGCACCAACTGCCGGTTCGTCGTAGCCGACCTGCTCGGCCGAGCGATTCGGGTCGACCGGCAGCGCACGCCGCGTGAACGGGCAGCGCCGGCGTTGGCGCGGTGGATCCTGGACCGGATCCGGCAGCTGTCCGACGGCACCGTACCGGCGGCGATCGCGGTCGGACTGCCCGGCGCGTTGTCCGGTGACGCCAGCCAGGTGTTCGGCTCCCAGAACCTCCCGCAGATCGTCGGCACCACGTTCATCTCGTCGTTGGTCGACGAGGCACCAGCTCCGGTCGTGGTCGAGAACGACTCCAATCTGGCACTCACCGGCGAGCTCCGATATGGCGCGCTGGCCCGGGAGGCGACGGTGTCGCTGGTGGCGATCGGGACCGGGCTCGGAACGGCGGCTGCGATCGGTGGATCGGTACTCCGGGCCGACGACGGCCGACTCGGCGAGTTCGGCCGACTGAACATGCCCGGTTCGAAACTCCGGCTACGCGATCTCGTCTCCGGGGCAGGCCTGATCCGATACGCCCAGGAATGCGGTGTCGATCTTGCCGATCCCCGTGAACTCTTCGCCGCTCCGGAACGCTATCCGGGCCTGCACCGTCAGGTGGTCGACGCGCTGGTTCATCTGGTCGCCATCGTCGCGCTCGCCTACGAACCGCGGTCGATCCTGCTGACCGGCGGGCTGACCCAGGGCTTCGACCGCGCCCTGATCAACAGAGTCGCCTCCGACGCCACCGAGATCGTCGGGGTGCCGATCGACCTCGCACACTCCTCCCTGGGCGACAACTCGGGCTTGTACGGCGCGATGGCCGCCGCGCTGAACCGCGCCTACACCGGCCTGGGTATCTCGTCGGCGGACCTGGGACGGGTCGAGGTGGATCGCGTTGCGGTCACCGACAGCGTGGCTGTGCTGAACCGGTCGGCGGCTGACGGCGGATGA
- a CDS encoding acyl-CoA dehydrogenase family protein: MPVDRMLPSKEAAELVGLVAEIAREELAPRAAQAEADAVFPRDAFRLLGRAGLMGMPYPQRWGGLEQPYEVYLQALEEVAIAWMGVGVGTSVHVMTCLALINYGSDEQRDRFLPDMFGGELLGAYALSEPQAGSDVAAMTTRAKRSDSGYELHGQKAWISHAGHADYYLTFARTGTDRNHGVSCFLVPADTVGMTFGEPERKMGLTASTTAAVYFDGAEVGDDRLIGAEGQGLPIALSALDSGRLGIAAGATGLAQAALDAAADYARQRVQFGRTIAEFQGLQFLLAEMAAAVDTARAAYLMAARKADAGMAFTRDAAVAKLVATDAAMKVTTDAVQVLGGYGYTRDYPVERYMREAKVTQIFEGTNQIQRLVIARQLLKG, encoded by the coding sequence ATGCCCGTTGACCGGATGCTGCCCAGCAAGGAGGCAGCAGAGTTGGTCGGCCTGGTGGCCGAGATCGCCCGTGAAGAGCTGGCGCCGCGAGCGGCGCAGGCGGAAGCCGATGCTGTTTTTCCGCGTGACGCCTTCCGATTGCTCGGCCGGGCCGGGCTGATGGGGATGCCCTACCCGCAGCGGTGGGGTGGCCTGGAGCAGCCGTACGAGGTCTATCTGCAGGCGTTGGAAGAGGTTGCCATCGCCTGGATGGGCGTCGGGGTCGGCACGTCGGTGCACGTGATGACCTGCCTGGCGTTGATCAACTACGGCAGTGACGAACAGCGTGATCGCTTCCTGCCGGACATGTTCGGCGGTGAGCTGCTCGGGGCGTACGCGTTGTCCGAACCGCAGGCCGGCTCCGATGTGGCGGCGATGACGACCCGGGCCAAACGCAGTGATTCCGGCTACGAGTTGCACGGACAGAAGGCGTGGATCAGTCATGCCGGGCACGCCGACTACTACCTGACCTTCGCTCGCACCGGGACCGACCGCAACCACGGGGTGAGCTGTTTTCTGGTGCCGGCCGACACCGTCGGGATGACGTTCGGTGAGCCCGAGCGCAAGATGGGGTTGACCGCGTCGACCACCGCTGCGGTCTACTTCGACGGCGCGGAGGTCGGTGACGACCGGCTCATCGGTGCCGAAGGGCAGGGACTGCCGATCGCCCTGTCCGCCTTGGACTCGGGTCGACTCGGGATCGCCGCCGGCGCCACCGGGCTGGCCCAGGCGGCCCTGGACGCCGCCGCCGACTACGCCAGACAACGGGTGCAGTTCGGCCGGACGATCGCCGAGTTCCAGGGCCTGCAGTTCCTGCTCGCCGAGATGGCTGCGGCCGTCGACACCGCCCGTGCGGCCTACCTGATGGCGGCTCGTAAGGCCGATGCCGGCATGGCCTTCACGCGGGATGCGGCGGTGGCCAAACTGGTCGCAACCGACGCGGCGATGAAGGTGACCACCGACGCGGTCCAGGTGCTCGGCGGTTACGGCTACACCCGGGACTATCCGGTCGAGCGCTACATGCGCGAGGCGAAGGTGACCCAGATCTTCGAGGGCACCAATCAGATCCAGCGACTGGTGATCGCCCGACAGTTGCTCAAGGGCTGA
- a CDS encoding MarR family winged helix-turn-helix transcriptional regulator, whose translation MSDDLHRMGEDLISISARVVRWAPAEQAGVSVAAARILSRLRDAGQMKISDLAVAERSSQPTITNHIKRLEEAGLVERHSDPHDARVSLISATSSGRAKLSAIRYEIGNFLAPRLGDLTEDERKTLREAIDLLTGLVESDR comes from the coding sequence ATGAGCGACGATCTCCACCGGATGGGTGAAGACCTGATCAGCATCTCCGCACGGGTGGTCCGCTGGGCGCCTGCCGAGCAGGCGGGGGTCAGTGTTGCGGCTGCCCGGATCCTTTCCCGGTTGCGCGACGCCGGCCAGATGAAGATCAGTGATCTGGCCGTCGCCGAGCGCAGCTCCCAGCCGACGATCACCAACCACATCAAGCGGTTGGAGGAAGCCGGTCTGGTCGAGCGGCACTCCGACCCGCACGATGCCCGGGTCTCGTTGATCTCGGCAACATCCAGCGGACGGGCGAAGCTCTCGGCGATCCGCTACGAGATCGGCAACTTCCTGGCACCTCGGCTCGGCGATCTCACCGAGGACGAACGCAAGACGTTGCGCGAGGCGATCGATCTGCTGACCGGACTGGTCGAGTCCGACCGCTGA
- the cysS gene encoding cysteine--tRNA ligase — MTFRLYDSATQAVRDLDTVVPGQVSIYHCGLTVQSAPHVGHIRKEVVFDVLRRWLTQLGYDVTVIANVTDIDDKILTKSADAGVAWWAHAYRFERELHDAYAALGCLPPTYEPRATGHIPEMIELITTLIDRGHAYPAADGSGDVYFDVRSWPDYGSLSRQKIDDMEPAEDSEPRGKRDPRDFALWKGHKADEPETASWDTPWGRGRPGWHLECSAMAGKYLGDEFDIHGGGIDLRFPHHENELAQSTAAGRPFARFWMHNAWVTAAGEKMSKSLGNGALVSEVTNLYPPRAVRFYLLAPHYRSAIEYADTSLAEATASLDRIDNFVDRARDVIGVAAPVLPESFTAAMNDDLGTPGALAVLYNAVREGNSAIEAGDRDTVANKLAEVQGMLGVLGLAADDPIWQHSGSEDAALTSVVDGLVGELLKQREDARARKDFAAADSIRDTLIKLGVEISDTPNGPKWRLSR; from the coding sequence GTGACTTTTCGACTCTACGACTCCGCCACGCAAGCCGTGCGGGACCTCGACACCGTGGTCCCGGGTCAGGTGTCGATCTATCACTGCGGCCTGACCGTGCAATCGGCACCACACGTCGGACACATCCGCAAAGAGGTCGTCTTCGACGTGCTGCGGCGCTGGTTGACCCAGCTCGGCTATGACGTGACGGTGATCGCCAACGTCACCGACATCGACGACAAGATCCTGACCAAGTCCGCCGATGCCGGCGTCGCCTGGTGGGCACACGCCTACCGATTCGAACGCGAATTGCATGACGCGTACGCCGCCCTCGGCTGCTTGCCGCCGACCTACGAGCCACGGGCGACCGGCCATATCCCCGAGATGATCGAATTGATCACCACCCTGATCGATCGGGGCCATGCCTATCCCGCGGCCGACGGGTCCGGTGACGTCTACTTCGACGTCCGGTCCTGGCCGGACTACGGATCGTTGTCCCGGCAGAAGATCGACGACATGGAGCCGGCCGAGGACTCCGAGCCGCGCGGCAAACGCGACCCCCGCGACTTCGCGCTCTGGAAGGGGCACAAGGCCGACGAGCCCGAGACCGCTTCCTGGGACACACCGTGGGGCCGGGGACGACCGGGTTGGCACCTGGAGTGCTCGGCGATGGCCGGCAAGTACCTCGGCGACGAGTTCGACATCCACGGTGGCGGTATCGATCTGCGGTTCCCGCACCACGAGAACGAGCTGGCCCAGTCCACCGCTGCCGGGCGGCCGTTCGCTCGCTTCTGGATGCACAACGCCTGGGTGACCGCAGCCGGGGAGAAGATGAGCAAGTCGCTCGGCAACGGCGCCCTGGTCAGCGAGGTGACCAACCTCTATCCACCGCGCGCCGTGCGGTTCTACCTGCTCGCTCCGCACTACCGTTCGGCGATCGAGTATGCCGACACCTCGTTGGCCGAGGCAACGGCGTCGCTGGATCGGATCGACAACTTCGTCGACCGCGCACGGGACGTGATCGGTGTCGCGGCTCCGGTGTTGCCGGAGTCATTCACCGCGGCGATGAATGATGATCTTGGTACGCCGGGCGCCTTGGCAGTGCTCTACAACGCCGTCAGGGAAGGAAATTCGGCGATCGAGGCCGGCGACCGCGACACCGTTGCCAACAAGCTGGCGGAGGTCCAAGGCATGCTCGGCGTGCTCGGGCTGGCCGCCGATGACCCGATCTGGCAGCACTCCGGGTCCGAGGACGCGGCGCTGACGTCGGTGGTCGACGGACTGGTCGGCGAGCTGCTGAAGCAGCGCGAGGATGCCCGTGCCAGGAAGGACTTCGCTGCCGCGGACAGTATCCGCGACACCTTGATCAAGTTGGGTGTCGAGATCTCCGACACCCCCAACGGCCCGAAGTGGCGGTTGAGCAGATGA
- the rlmB gene encoding 23S rRNA (guanosine(2251)-2'-O)-methyltransferase RlmB, whose translation MPGNSQRKGAIKRKGKSNAAGSGGRVRRGLEGKGPTPKAEDRPYHKAYKAKQERQRQDDGRPRRTGGPRAAGPEWIIGRNPVLEALQAELPIHAGYVAEGSERDDRLRDIFKITADRGISLLQTSRGDLDRMTSGAVHQGVALQLPSYDYKHPDDLLDLAGAKPLFVALDKVTDPRNLGAIVRSAAAFGANGVLIPERRSAGMTAAAWKTSAGAAARIPIARATNLTRTLQSYAKAGLFIVGLDGDGDTDIAELPQATDPLVLVVGSEGEGLSRLVRESCDVIASIPIRSSVESLNAGVATSVALYEVARHRN comes from the coding sequence TTGCCCGGTAACAGTCAACGCAAGGGCGCCATCAAGCGCAAGGGCAAGTCGAACGCCGCGGGATCCGGGGGCCGGGTGCGACGGGGGCTGGAAGGCAAGGGGCCGACTCCCAAGGCCGAGGACCGTCCCTATCACAAGGCGTACAAGGCCAAACAGGAGCGGCAGCGCCAGGACGACGGCCGACCCCGTCGTACCGGCGGACCGCGAGCAGCCGGTCCGGAATGGATCATCGGCCGCAATCCCGTACTGGAAGCCCTCCAGGCCGAGTTGCCGATCCATGCCGGCTATGTGGCCGAGGGTTCCGAACGGGACGACCGGTTGCGCGACATCTTCAAGATCACCGCCGATCGCGGCATCTCGCTGCTGCAGACCAGCCGCGGCGATCTTGATCGGATGACCTCCGGTGCCGTCCACCAGGGTGTGGCGCTGCAGCTGCCCAGCTACGACTACAAGCATCCCGACGACCTGCTGGACCTGGCCGGAGCGAAGCCGCTCTTCGTCGCTCTGGACAAGGTGACCGATCCGCGCAACCTCGGAGCGATCGTCCGATCCGCGGCCGCCTTCGGCGCCAACGGGGTGCTGATCCCCGAACGCCGCTCGGCCGGCATGACAGCCGCAGCCTGGAAGACCTCGGCCGGCGCCGCCGCCCGGATCCCGATCGCGCGAGCCACCAATCTCACCCGCACCCTGCAGAGCTATGCCAAGGCGGGGCTGTTCATCGTCGGCCTGGATGGGGACGGCGACACCGATATCGCCGAACTGCCACAGGCGACCGACCCGCTGGTGCTGGTCGTCGGCAGCGAGGGCGAGGGCTTGTCCCGGCTGGTCCGGGAAAGTTGTGACGTGATCGCCTCGATCCCGATCCGCTCCAGCGTGGAGTCGCTGAATGCCGGTGTGGCCACCAGCGTCGCGCTGTACGAGGTGGCTCGACACCGTAACTGA
- a CDS encoding nucleotidyltransferase domain-containing protein yields the protein MQHHQDSIDVFVERASQDPEVIGIVLDGSVAAGTERPDSDVDLCLVLTPEAFATAWKRHRLSYVERDGITYPGGYYDIKVASSDYLRRAAECGDEPMRASLLHARVLWSRDDELAGLIAAVPLLPDHVWEQRMASFIAQLRLHGGYFLRQAAEHHNSYLSHHAAVHMVGAGGRALLALNRTLFQGQKYLDQTLAGLDRIPVGYAEAARAALDDPGIATGTRYRDLLESFHAWPLTEDETLSTFVRDNELGWFTGRAPAEYA from the coding sequence ATGCAGCACCACCAGGACAGCATCGACGTCTTCGTCGAGCGCGCCAGCCAGGACCCGGAGGTGATCGGGATCGTGCTGGACGGCTCGGTCGCCGCGGGCACCGAACGTCCGGACTCCGACGTCGACCTGTGCCTGGTGCTCACCCCGGAGGCCTTCGCCACGGCCTGGAAACGTCATCGGCTCAGCTACGTCGAACGCGACGGCATCACCTATCCGGGCGGGTATTACGACATCAAGGTCGCCAGCTCGGATTACCTGCGCCGGGCGGCGGAGTGCGGCGACGAACCGATGCGAGCGTCGTTGCTGCACGCCCGGGTGCTCTGGTCGCGGGACGACGAATTGGCCGGGTTGATCGCCGCCGTGCCGCTGCTCCCCGATCACGTCTGGGAGCAGCGGATGGCGTCGTTCATCGCTCAACTCCGGTTGCACGGCGGTTACTTCCTGCGGCAGGCCGCCGAGCACCACAACAGCTACTTGTCCCACCATGCCGCGGTGCACATGGTCGGCGCGGGTGGCCGGGCACTGCTGGCGTTGAACCGGACACTGTTCCAAGGGCAGAAGTATCTTGACCAGACGCTGGCCGGGCTGGACCGTATCCCGGTCGGCTATGCCGAAGCGGCGCGTGCGGCCCTGGACGATCCCGGCATCGCAACCGGGACCCGCTACCGGGATCTGCTCGAGTCCTTCCATGCCTGGCCGTTGACCGAGGACGAGACTCTGTCCACCTTCGTCCGGGACAACGAGCTCGGTTGGTTCACCGGCCGAGCTCCGGCCGAATACGCCTGA
- a CDS encoding VOC family protein, translated as MKIYVTSVFVDDQLKALAFYTEKLGFVEKERIPLGGAFWLTVTGPDQPDGPELLLEPDGHPAVKPYKEALVNDGIPAASFAVDDVHAEYDRLTGLGVSFTQQPTAMGPVTTAVLDDTCGNLIQIVAR; from the coding sequence ATGAAGATCTACGTCACGTCGGTGTTCGTCGACGACCAGTTGAAGGCGCTCGCCTTTTACACCGAGAAGCTCGGCTTCGTGGAGAAGGAGCGGATCCCGCTCGGTGGGGCCTTCTGGCTGACGGTCACCGGACCCGATCAACCCGACGGCCCGGAGCTTCTGCTGGAGCCGGACGGCCATCCGGCCGTCAAGCCCTACAAGGAAGCCCTGGTGAACGACGGGATTCCTGCTGCCTCGTTCGCGGTGGACGACGTGCACGCCGAATACGATCGGCTCACCGGCCTCGGCGTGAGCTTCACCCAACAGCCGACGGCGATGGGACCGGTCACCACCGCCGTGCTGGACGACACCTGCGGCAACCTGATCCAGATCGTCGCCCGCTGA
- a CDS encoding ArsR/SmtB family transcription factor: protein MEDVFHALSAPARRLIIDELCERDGQTLFELCARLTTKHQVGLSRQAISQHLEVLERAGLVHSRREGRYKYHDLDLGPLRSAVGGWLTDQHPDQRKRT from the coding sequence ATGGAGGATGTCTTCCATGCCTTGTCCGCGCCGGCGCGGCGGCTGATCATCGATGAGCTGTGCGAACGGGACGGGCAGACCCTTTTCGAGTTGTGCGCCCGGTTGACCACCAAACATCAGGTCGGACTCAGTCGACAGGCGATCTCGCAGCATCTGGAGGTGCTCGAGCGCGCCGGATTGGTGCACAGCCGCCGAGAGGGGCGCTACAAGTATCACGATCTCGATCTCGGGCCGCTACGCAGTGCCGTCGGCGGGTGGCTCACCGATCAGCACCCTGACCAGAGGAAACGGACATGA
- a CDS encoding molybdopterin-dependent oxidoreductase, translating to MPRRIPDWIVRPAQYADGRVPRPDDLASAAHSTALVARLGRLLGIAFAICFLTGLLSWNAKRPDGWLLLAAPSWGYRVSQGVHVAAGLCCLPLLMAKVYSAYPLFFARPGSAPAGPRRISAVVGFLGEKGLTAILVGAGIMQVSTGLFNIFQWYAFGFDFVSIHFALAWISIGAIVIHVAIKLPKIKQTLRRRGPASDIDSDATGERPRRSFLFAAVGAAIGLTALTVGQSFTPLDRIALLAPRRPRSRNLQGVPVNRTAEQARVLDRLADWRLTLVGPGGSRTIDREQLAELPQVEVRLPIACVEGWSVSATWSGVRVRDLIGLISAGGSDVRVTSMERGSAYAVTRLPAAFADHPDTVLATMINGEPLHPDHGYPARIIAPNRPGELQTKWVERLEVLR from the coding sequence GTGCCTCGCCGAATCCCTGACTGGATCGTTCGCCCCGCGCAGTACGCCGATGGTCGCGTGCCGCGGCCGGATGATCTTGCTTCGGCCGCGCATTCAACGGCCCTCGTCGCCCGACTGGGGCGACTGCTCGGCATCGCCTTTGCGATCTGCTTCCTGACCGGGCTGCTGAGCTGGAACGCCAAGCGGCCGGACGGTTGGCTGCTGCTCGCTGCGCCGAGTTGGGGTTACCGGGTGAGTCAGGGTGTGCATGTGGCCGCCGGACTCTGCTGCCTGCCGCTGCTGATGGCCAAGGTCTACAGCGCCTATCCGCTGTTCTTCGCTCGCCCCGGATCGGCACCGGCCGGACCCCGCCGGATATCCGCCGTCGTCGGGTTCCTCGGCGAGAAGGGGCTGACCGCGATCCTGGTCGGTGCCGGGATCATGCAGGTCAGCACCGGCCTGTTCAACATCTTCCAGTGGTACGCCTTCGGCTTCGACTTCGTCTCGATCCACTTCGCCTTGGCCTGGATCTCGATCGGCGCGATCGTGATCCATGTCGCGATCAAGTTGCCCAAGATCAAACAGACGTTGCGACGTCGAGGGCCGGCGTCCGACATCGATTCGGATGCCACCGGGGAGCGACCCCGGCGGAGCTTCCTGTTCGCAGCGGTCGGGGCGGCAATCGGGCTGACCGCGCTGACGGTCGGCCAGTCCTTCACACCACTGGACCGCATCGCATTGCTGGCTCCACGGAGGCCTCGGAGTCGAAACCTGCAGGGGGTTCCGGTCAATCGGACGGCCGAGCAGGCCAGGGTCCTGGACCGGCTCGCGGACTGGCGGCTGACGCTCGTCGGCCCGGGCGGCAGCCGCACCATCGATCGAGAACAGCTCGCCGAGCTGCCCCAGGTCGAGGTGCGGTTGCCGATCGCCTGCGTCGAGGGCTGGAGCGTATCGGCGACCTGGTCGGGTGTCCGGGTCCGTGACCTGATCGGATTGATCAGCGCCGGAGGATCCGATGTACGGGTTACGTCGATGGAACGTGGTTCGGCCTATGCCGTCACTCGATTGCCGGCCGCCTTCGCCGACCATCCGGATACGGTGTTGGCGACCATGATCAACGGCGAGCCGCTGCATCCCGATCATGGTTACCCGGCCAGGATCATCGCGCCGAACCGCCCGGGGGAGCTGCAGACCAAGTGGGTCGAACGGCTCGAGGTGCTGCGATGA
- a CDS encoding cold-shock protein: MATGTVKWFNSEKGYGFITPDDGSKDVFAHFSEIAGTGFRSLEDNQQVEFEITEGPKGLQASNIRAL, translated from the coding sequence ATGGCAACAGGAACCGTCAAGTGGTTCAACTCCGAAAAGGGCTACGGCTTCATCACTCCCGATGACGGGAGCAAGGACGTCTTCGCCCACTTCTCCGAGATCGCCGGTACCGGCTTCCGGTCGTTGGAGGACAATCAGCAGGTGGAGTTCGAGATCACCGAGGGTCCCAAGGGCCTGCAGGCCTCGAACATCCGCGCTCTCTGA
- a CDS encoding fatty acid desaturase family protein translates to MTQLHIADAARKRLAGHKLTSSYSELSRRVREGGLLQRSRRFYFLVFGMLVIALCGATTGFLLLGHSWLQLLIAGALGVIFTQFAFLAHEAAHRQIFATNSTNDRAGRIIGTAFVGISYSWWMNKHSRHHGNPNRIGKDPDIEGEALAFYPEKAENHKGIRAFIARKQGYLFFPMLMLEGLNLHYASVKSLVTKAKGDKPTKGRWLELGMLGGRFALYLTAVFWVLPLGMAFAFLGVQLAIFGLYMGSSFAPNHKGMPIIPATVKLDFFSRQVRTSRNIAGRFWPTVLMGGLNYQIEHHLFPSMPRPHLAKARLLVRQHCREQNIPYAEVSLGSSYATVVRYLNQVGLAARDPFACPVAAQLGRD, encoded by the coding sequence GTGACCCAGCTGCATATTGCTGACGCTGCGCGAAAACGTCTGGCAGGGCACAAGCTCACCAGCAGCTACAGCGAGCTGTCCCGACGGGTCCGCGAGGGTGGGCTGCTGCAGCGCAGCCGACGGTTCTACTTCCTGGTGTTCGGGATGTTGGTGATCGCACTCTGCGGCGCGACCACCGGGTTCCTGCTGCTCGGCCACTCCTGGCTGCAGCTGCTGATCGCCGGCGCGCTCGGTGTGATCTTCACCCAGTTCGCCTTCCTGGCCCATGAGGCTGCTCATCGGCAGATCTTCGCGACCAACAGCACCAACGATCGCGCCGGGCGGATCATCGGCACGGCCTTCGTCGGGATCAGCTACTCCTGGTGGATGAACAAGCACAGCCGCCACCACGGCAACCCGAACCGGATCGGCAAGGACCCCGACATCGAGGGAGAGGCGCTGGCGTTCTATCCCGAGAAAGCCGAGAACCACAAGGGAATCCGGGCCTTCATCGCTCGCAAGCAGGGCTACCTGTTCTTCCCGATGTTGATGTTGGAAGGCCTCAACCTGCACTACGCCTCGGTCAAGTCGCTGGTCACCAAGGCCAAGGGCGACAAGCCGACCAAGGGACGCTGGCTGGAGCTGGGCATGCTCGGCGGCCGTTTCGCCCTCTATCTGACCGCGGTGTTCTGGGTGCTCCCGTTGGGCATGGCGTTCGCCTTCCTCGGCGTGCAACTGGCGATCTTCGGGCTCTACATGGGCAGTTCGTTCGCACCGAACCACAAGGGCATGCCGATCATCCCGGCAACGGTGAAGCTCGACTTCTTCAGTCGCCAGGTGCGCACCTCGCGCAACATCGCCGGTCGGTTCTGGCCGACCGTGCTGATGGGCGGCCTGAACTATCAGATCGAGCATCATCTGTTCCCGTCGATGCCGCGACCGCACCTGGCCAAGGCCCGGCTGCTGGTTCGCCAACACTGTCGCGAACAGAACATCCCTTACGCCGAGGTGTCGCTGGGTAGTTCGTATGCGACGGTGGTGCGATACCTTAACCAGGTCGGCTTGGCCGCGCGGGATCCATTCGCGTGTCCGGTCGCCGCCCAGTTGGGCCGGGACTGA